The proteins below come from a single Cyanobacterium stanieri LEGE 03274 genomic window:
- a CDS encoding ABC transporter permease, with protein sequence MKIFNNIIAIFQKELQGYFNSPLALAIASIFWLISGIFFLFILFSEEGIIQNVALQEQLGNTSPRDVPYEFIQVFFGIMGSITIFLLPMLSMGLYSEERKIGTIELLATSPVFNWVVAVGKLLGVVVFYITMIVPILLYEAIAFSTSNPPIPPAVPLLAHMGLILLASAILSLGMFISSLTESTIFSAIITFVLVIFISILDALTNNIQNPIGEFINQLSVIKSYEEFVQGIFTTSSLIIFFSYIILGLFLTAQSIETLRFTRK encoded by the coding sequence ATGAAAATTTTTAATAATATAATCGCTATTTTTCAAAAAGAGTTACAAGGTTATTTTAATTCTCCTTTGGCTTTAGCTATTGCTAGTATTTTTTGGTTAATTTCAGGAATATTTTTTCTGTTTATTTTATTTAGTGAAGAAGGGATAATTCAAAATGTAGCATTACAAGAACAATTGGGTAATACGAGTCCTCGGGATGTACCTTATGAATTTATTCAAGTGTTTTTTGGTATCATGGGTTCGATTACAATTTTCCTTTTACCAATGCTTTCTATGGGATTATATTCCGAGGAAAGAAAAATAGGCACTATTGAGCTTCTAGCGACTTCTCCTGTGTTTAATTGGGTGGTGGCTGTGGGAAAATTGTTGGGGGTAGTGGTGTTTTATATTACTATGATTGTACCAATCTTGTTGTACGAGGCGATCGCCTTTAGCACTTCAAATCCGCCTATTCCTCCCGCTGTGCCTTTGTTAGCCCATATGGGTTTAATTCTCCTTGCTAGTGCTATCCTATCCTTAGGAATGTTTATTTCTTCCCTTACTGAAAGTACGATTTTTTCGGCAATTATAACTTTTGTTTTGGTAATATTTATTTCTATTTTAGATGCTTTAACTAATAATATTCAAAACCCCATCGGTGAATTTATTAATCAGTTATCTGTAATTAAAAGTTATGAGGAATTTGTTCAGGGTATTTTTACTACCTCTAGTTTAATTATCTTTTTTAGCTATATTATTTTAGGTTTATTCTTAACTGCTCAATCCATTGAAACATTACGTTTTACTAGAAAATAA
- a CDS encoding allophycocyanin subunit alpha-B yields MSIVSQVILKADDELRYPSSGELQGIKSFLDSGLIRLKIAETLAENEKKIVEKASQELFKKHPEYRANGGNASGQKQYNQCLRDFGWYLRLATYGVLAGNKEPIEKIGLIGVKEMYNSLGVPLPGMVDSIRCLKDASLALLNKEEAAETAPYFDYMVQVMS; encoded by the coding sequence ATGAGCATAGTAAGTCAAGTTATTCTCAAAGCAGATGATGAGCTGCGTTATCCCAGTAGTGGGGAATTACAAGGAATCAAAAGTTTTTTAGATTCAGGTTTAATCCGTCTCAAAATAGCTGAAACCCTAGCCGAAAACGAAAAAAAAATCGTAGAAAAAGCTAGTCAAGAGTTATTTAAAAAACATCCTGAATATCGTGCAAACGGTGGTAATGCTTCAGGACAAAAACAATATAATCAATGTTTAAGAGACTTCGGCTGGTATTTGCGTTTAGCTACCTACGGAGTTTTGGCGGGAAATAAAGAGCCTATCGAAAAAATTGGCTTAATTGGTGTAAAGGAAATGTACAATTCCCTTGGTGTGCCTTTACCTGGGATGGTTGATTCTATTCGTTGTTTAAAGGATGCCTCCCTTGCCTTATTAAACAAAGAAGAAGCGGCGGAAACTGCCCCTTATTTTGATTATATGGTTCAGGTAATGTCTTAG
- a CDS encoding bifunctional class I SAM-dependent methyltransferase/HIT family protein, producing the protein MDNPEENKYSHLTAIDRKYLSFPARYLLNNQLLKGKILDFGCGLGNDVKKLGEKGLNIIGYDPHYFPEYPQEKFDTIICFYVLNVVFSEEQEEVIMAIAHMLKPSGKAYFAVRRDLKKEGYRTHYVHKKQTYQRLVKLPFLSLYQDEFCEIYEYIPYNQIKKRKEYCIFCNPYPKLELITESTLSYAIKDGYPLSQGHSLIIPKIHCSSYFDLPLEYQKKCWQMVNFIQKILVKKYNPDGFNVGFNVNKAGGQKVMHSHIHIIPRYQKDSQKNNKGIRSII; encoded by the coding sequence ATGGATAATCCAGAGGAAAATAAATATAGTCATTTAACCGCTATCGATAGAAAATATTTATCATTTCCTGCTAGATATTTGTTAAATAATCAACTATTAAAAGGCAAAATTTTAGACTTTGGTTGTGGACTAGGGAATGACGTAAAAAAACTAGGGGAAAAAGGATTAAATATTATAGGTTATGATCCTCATTATTTCCCTGAATATCCCCAAGAAAAATTTGATACTATAATTTGTTTTTATGTTCTCAATGTTGTATTTTCTGAGGAGCAAGAAGAAGTTATAATGGCGATCGCCCATATGCTAAAACCATCAGGAAAAGCATATTTTGCCGTAAGGAGAGACTTAAAAAAAGAAGGATATAGAACCCATTATGTGCATAAAAAACAAACCTATCAAAGATTAGTAAAATTGCCTTTTTTATCGTTATATCAAGACGAATTTTGCGAAATTTATGAATATATTCCCTATAATCAAATCAAAAAAAGAAAAGAATATTGCATATTTTGTAACCCTTATCCAAAACTAGAATTAATTACCGAATCAACGTTGAGCTATGCCATAAAAGACGGCTATCCCCTCAGTCAAGGTCACAGTTTAATTATACCTAAAATACATTGTTCTAGCTATTTTGATCTACCCTTAGAATATCAAAAAAAATGTTGGCAAATGGTCAACTTTATTCAAAAAATATTAGTAAAAAAATATAATCCAGACGGTTTTAATGTGGGATTTAATGTTAATAAAGCTGGAGGGCAAAAAGTAATGCATAGCCATATACATATCATTCCACGCTATCAAAAAGATAGTCAAAAAAATAACAAAGGTATTCGCTCTATTATTTAG
- a CDS encoding potassium channel family protein, with amino-acid sequence MKRELIGASVALGGVLLSGTLWYWLVEKWSFVDSAYMTIITLSTVGFGEIKALDAQARIFTMVLILTGIVIFGYLVNRFTEAISQGYFKERLRFKQKRNVIDKLQNHYILCGFGRMGFHVARELHAENTPFIILEKGESELEKAEELGYLHLQGDATLDESLLEAKVETALAIIAALSSDADNLYTVISAKALNPNIRAIARANSEEAVKKLERGGADAVVSPYVTGGKRLAAAALRPQIMDFVDGILSGGERAFYLEEFLLPEDCPCRGQSLREAGLRARSGALVVAIRSPHTGLIPGPNGESILTAGDSLICMGTGEQLRTLNSILAPMKKSPRQPRK; translated from the coding sequence ATGAAAAGGGAGTTAATAGGAGCGTCTGTTGCTTTAGGAGGTGTATTATTATCAGGGACGCTGTGGTATTGGTTAGTGGAGAAATGGTCTTTTGTAGATTCAGCCTATATGACCATTATAACCCTATCAACCGTTGGCTTTGGAGAGATAAAAGCCCTTGATGCCCAAGCCAGAATTTTTACCATGGTTCTGATTTTAACGGGAATCGTTATTTTTGGTTATCTTGTCAATCGTTTTACCGAAGCTATTTCCCAAGGTTATTTTAAAGAAAGACTCAGATTTAAACAAAAAAGGAACGTGATTGATAAATTACAAAATCATTATATTCTCTGTGGTTTTGGGCGTATGGGTTTCCATGTTGCTAGGGAATTACACGCCGAAAATACCCCCTTTATTATTCTCGAAAAGGGAGAAAGCGAGTTAGAAAAGGCCGAAGAATTGGGTTATTTACATCTTCAAGGGGACGCTACCCTAGATGAGTCTTTATTAGAAGCAAAAGTAGAAACCGCTTTGGCGATTATTGCCGCCCTTAGTTCCGATGCTGATAATCTTTATACCGTAATATCTGCTAAAGCTCTTAATCCTAATATAAGGGCGATCGCCCGAGCCAACTCAGAAGAAGCGGTAAAGAAACTAGAAAGAGGAGGTGCAGATGCCGTCGTATCCCCCTACGTCACAGGGGGCAAAAGACTAGCTGCCGCCGCCCTACGTCCCCAGATAATGGACTTCGTTGATGGGATTCTTAGCGGAGGAGAAAGAGCTTTTTACCTAGAAGAATTCTTATTACCAGAAGACTGCCCCTGTCGAGGACAAAGCCTCAGGGAAGCAGGATTGAGGGCAAGATCGGGAGCTTTAGTGGTGGCTATTCGCTCCCCCCATACAGGATTAATCCCCGGCCCCAATGGAGAAAGTATCCTCACCGCAGGAGATTCCCTAATTTGCATGGGTACAGGGGAACAGTTGCGCACCCTTAATTCTATTCTCGCACCCATGAAAAAATCGCCTCGTCAACCAAGAAAATAA
- a CDS encoding tetratricopeptide repeat protein has protein sequence MANKKKGKEIFKKVFIILSGLSFVFFSISAVVNMIVNPQTPVTEENGNPQGDNSAITQIEREIAGYESVLENEPENRFALERLVELNLQRGDLQGALPHIEKLVEVNPENERYQEVLGIIQQGLEAQQTPPSELPTNPETPPQGE, from the coding sequence ATGGCTAATAAAAAAAAAGGAAAAGAGATTTTTAAAAAGGTTTTTATTATTCTTTCTGGGTTATCTTTTGTCTTCTTTTCTATCTCAGCGGTGGTTAATATGATTGTTAATCCTCAAACTCCTGTTACTGAAGAAAATGGTAATCCTCAGGGAGATAATTCGGCTATTACTCAAATTGAAAGGGAAATTGCTGGATATGAATCGGTGTTAGAAAATGAGCCTGAAAATCGTTTTGCATTAGAAAGATTAGTCGAATTAAATTTACAACGGGGAGATTTACAAGGGGCGCTGCCTCACATAGAAAAATTGGTAGAAGTTAACCCAGAAAATGAGCGTTATCAAGAAGTTTTAGGTATTATCCAACAGGGATTAGAAGCCCAACAAACCCCCCCCAGTGAGTTACCGACAAACCCTGAGACTCCCCCCCAAGGAGAATAA
- a CDS encoding DegT/DnrJ/EryC1/StrS family aminotransferase encodes MKIPILDLKLQYQQLKSEIDGAIALVLESTQFVLGPEVQKLEQEIANFLGVNHAIGVNSGTDALIIALRALNIGVGDEVITSPFSFYATAESISLVGAKPIFAYIEEDSFNINPESIKEKITPHTKAIMPVHLYGQPAKMAQIRDIAQEYGLKIIEDCAQAFGAIYHGDCLGCGQQCKESQRHDIEGKYVGSIGDVGAFSFYPTKNLGAYGDGGMITTNDDSIAELAKMLRVHGAKKNYHNEMLGYNSRLDSIQATILRVKLKYIRKWNQTRQDIARQYNQLLGNNDAIIVPQFSKGHVFHQYTIRVTNGRRDDLKEYLANKGIGSMIYYPIPQDQLPVYENQYTPHPLTTQLASEVLSLPIYPELPREDIETVADAIIQWTKEING; translated from the coding sequence ATGAAAATTCCCATTCTTGATTTAAAACTACAATATCAACAATTGAAGTCTGAAATTGATGGGGCGATCGCCCTTGTGCTAGAATCAACCCAGTTTGTATTAGGTCCAGAAGTTCAAAAATTAGAACAAGAAATAGCTAATTTTTTAGGGGTTAACCATGCCATTGGTGTAAACTCTGGCACAGATGCCCTAATCATTGCCCTGAGGGCATTAAATATCGGCGTAGGAGATGAGGTAATCACTAGCCCTTTTTCTTTTTATGCTACCGCTGAATCCATTAGCCTAGTGGGGGCAAAACCAATTTTCGCCTACATAGAAGAAGATAGCTTTAATATCAACCCTGAGAGTATCAAGGAAAAAATTACCCCCCACACAAAAGCGATTATGCCTGTGCATCTATATGGGCAACCCGCCAAAATGGCACAAATTAGAGATATTGCCCAAGAATATGGATTAAAAATCATTGAAGACTGCGCCCAAGCCTTTGGGGCAATATACCATGGTGATTGTTTAGGATGTGGGCAACAATGTAAGGAGAGTCAACGCCATGACATTGAGGGAAAATATGTAGGTAGTATCGGTGATGTGGGCGCTTTTTCCTTTTATCCTACCAAAAATCTTGGGGCATACGGAGACGGAGGAATGATTACCACCAATGATGATTCTATTGCTGAATTAGCGAAAATGTTAAGGGTACATGGAGCAAAAAAGAATTACCATAACGAAATGTTGGGTTATAATTCCCGCCTTGATAGTATTCAAGCAACTATTTTAAGGGTAAAGCTGAAATATATTAGAAAATGGAATCAAACAAGGCAAGATATTGCCCGTCAATATAACCAATTGTTGGGGAATAATGATGCTATTATCGTACCTCAATTTTCTAAGGGTCATGTATTTCATCAATATACTATCAGGGTAACTAATGGTAGGAGAGACGATTTAAAAGAATATCTTGCAAATAAGGGTATTGGTAGTATGATTTATTATCCCATTCCTCAAGATCAATTACCAGTATATGAAAATCAATATACCCCCCATCCTCTGACTACTCAATTAGCTTCTGAGGTTTTGAGTTTACCTATTTATCCAGAATTACCCCGAGAGGATATTGAGACGGTGGCAGATGCTATTATTCAATGGACTAAGGAAATTAATGGTTAG